The Antennarius striatus isolate MH-2024 chromosome 11, ASM4005453v1, whole genome shotgun sequence genome window below encodes:
- the bag3 gene encoding BAG family molecular chaperone regulator 3, giving the protein MNGMKTQSPVLPMAHNDNDPLPFGWEVKIDPQTGWPFFVDHNNRTTTWNDPRHDTKKVREVSANGPNLPPEPSPQETRKTFMREMKHPILRPGYVPIPVFHEGAENRQQQHPSYSYIQPSTVQNIQPDGQTPSPTLGLHCRPRSPLRGPADSCSAEPGKTSSPVSPTVEVYAVPHHQPPRPSSSTLQAGYIPIPVIHEGGGGQTQTQAQLNPSVYSQRVPYSEPQQPFHRMQTDEWPGYSSAIQTPRDRASPILLPQHRDSIHLPPHIRSQSPARTQILGERPQVQQHVLTRDPPQKNEQQEQQSSQQKPENTQPPQSVHREVEFQKPQPPQQVQQPPPQQPQQYQQPPPQQPQQYQQPPPQPVQQPPPPPPQPLQPPHPFHPAPTQMSPQPQQPEHLMQSQQQKPEQPQQHTADITVQIPPKPEAPDATAAPPEVPSVKVEPDPAAQCPIHPGLAKVQQIVERVAKLEQEVRCFDGKKNDKKYLLLEELLTKELLALDSVDPEGRADVRQARRDGVRRVQTILEELEQLEEQPARPSSEAAMEGDSLIQKGEPGMITKENVELAKEIS; this is encoded by the exons ATGAACGGCATGAAGACGCAGTCACCCGTGCTGCCAATGGCCCACAATGACAACGACCCGCTCCCCTTCGGATGGGAAGTCAAAATCGATCCCCAGACTGGATGGCCCTTCTTCGTGGATCACAATAACCGCACGACGACCTGGAATGACCCACGACACGACAcgaaaaag GTCAGAGAAGTGTCAGCAAATGGACCTAACCTGCCTCCGGAACCGAGCCCTCAGGAGACACGAAAGACCTTCATGAGGGAGATGAAGCACCCCATTCTTCGTCCGGGTTACGTCCCCATCCCAGTCTTCCATGAAGGCGCAGAAAACAGGCAGCAACAGCATCCGAGTTATTCTTACATCCAACCAAGCACTGTACAGAACATCCAACCCGACGGGCAGACGCCTTCCCCCACGCTAGGACTCCACTGCAGGCCTCGCTCGCCGTTACGCGGGCCTGCAGACAGTTGCTCCGCCGAGCCTGGAAAGACCAGCTCACCCGTGTCACCGACAGTAGAG gtTTATGCTGTCCCACACCACCAACCTCCACGGCCTAGCAGCTCTACTCTTCAAGCAGGATACATCCCCATCCCTGTGATTCACGAGGGCGGCGGGGGCCAGACGCAAACACAGGCTCAGCTGAATCCCTCCGTCTACTCTCAGCGTGTCCCGTATTCAGAGCCGCAGCAGCCCTTCCATCGCATGCAGACAGACGAATGGCCTGGCTACTCTTCAGCTATTCAGACTCCTCGGGACAGAGCTTCTCCGATTCTGCTCCCTCAGCATCGCGATTCTATTCACCTCCCTCCTCATATCAGAAGTCAGTCGCCTGCTAGAACACAGATTTTGGGCGAAAGACCACAG GTTCAGCAGCATGTCCTCACGAGAGACCCTCCCCAGAAGAAtgagcagcaggaacaacaaAGCTCTCAGCAGAAACCGGAGAACACGCAACCCCCCCAATCGGTGCACAGAGAAGTTGAATTCCAAAAGCCTCAACCACCTCAGCAGGTCCAACAGCCTCCACCTCAGCAACCTCAGCAGTACCAACAGCCTCCACCTCAGCAACCTCAGCAGTACCAACAGCCTCCACCTCAGCCGGTCCAACAACCCCCACCTCCGCCACCTCAACCATTGCAGCCCCCACATCCATTTCACCCGGCACCGACCCAGATGTCTCCACAGCCTCAGCAGCCTGAACATTTAATGCAGTCGCAGCAACAGAAGCCGGAGCAACCACAGCAACATACTGCAGATATCACGGTTCAAATACCTCCTAAACCAGAAGCCCCAGACGCGACAGCTGCCCCCCCAGAGGTCCCGTCAGTAAAGGTAGAGCCCGATCCGGCTGCTCAGTGCCCGATCCACCCAGGCTTGGCTAAAGTTCAGCAAATAGTGGAGCGGGTCGCGAAACTGGAACAGGAGGTGAGATGTTTTGATGGGAAGAAGAATGATAAGAAATActtgctgctggaggagctgctgaccaAAGAGCTCTTAGCGCTGGACTCCGTCGACCCGGAGGGTCGTGCAGACGTACGACAGGCGAGACGCGATGGAGTCCGTCGTGTTCAGACCATACTAGAAGAACTAGAGCAACTGGAGGAGCAACCGGCCAGACCCTCCAGCGAGGCGGCGATGGAGGGAGACAGCTTGATACAGAAAGGCGAGCCTGGAATGATCACCAAGGAGAATGTTGAGTTGGCAAAGGAGATATCATAA